The sequence ACAAACTAAGAAAGCCAACATATTCAGACAGCATACACATTTTTGGTGATTATTATCGTGTTGCTAATTGTTGTATTTCTGACAACTAAATGTTGTCTACATCAAGATGTACTAAAAGTTGGATTCAGATATACATCCTACAGTCAGTAGGTATTATCCTTTCGACATCTATCCCAAGCTAGAAAAGTGGTCAATGTGGTGAAGCTGTGAGCTTAAACTATCGGCATCCTGAAGTGAGGAGTATCTTGTTGGTTTGATTTAGGACACATGGCTTCTTATAGCCTGGAATGTGTTTAGAAACTGTTTGCTCCAGTAAATGCAAAAGCAGTACTCTCTTATTAAGGTTTGTAACGGCTAGAAAGCATACTTACAGGATGATTAATCATGCAGTGCTAGAAGTACTCCTATAGTTGAGTCATGACCTCTCCATTCCTTTAATTTGATTATAAGAAATGCAAGCTGGTAAGGCAATTGGCTGAAGGTATCCAGCACAGAACTATTTTGCCAAGCATGGGCAGCTAATCTGGCACGTGTTCCTGCTCAGTAATGGGACATCTAAATTTGTATGCTTTTGGTTCAGGCGcttctcatatatatattatttcttgttgctcataataataataataataataataatttttttaaaaaaaaaaggtaatggAACATCTAAAGTTCAAGACCTGGACATACCTGATACATCCTTTGGGGAGGAGTGGTATGTCAGAGGTTTTCTCTGGTTCTTTAGATCAGGGCATTGGGTTTCCTCGTTATAAAAGAAGACAGCAAAATTCACTGTTAATAATTGCAATCATACATAATCAAGAAAATCTTGTCATTCATGACTGGCTATACTTGTCTAGGTAGTTTTGTTGCTTACTGTCTGTTGGTTGTGGCCTTCTCATGGATTTCTACCTTCAAACCAACTCTAAAAATGGACTCAAGCCTGTTGAGAAACCAACCAGAAAAAGTTTCCAACCTTACTGCTGTTGGTACAATGCTGAGGTTTGCTCTCATTGATGCCTATAACTGCAACTATTGGCAATGGTTTGACCAGAAAACTTTCAAGAGTAAAGGATCCTTGATTATTGCTTAAGGATGGGATCTGCAAAATCCCAAACAAAACACTAATATTACTGCTGTTGTTACAATGTTGAGGTTGGCTCAGAGTGATGGCTGCAACTGCAACTGTTGGTGATTGTTTGACCAGAAAATTTTGCTAGAGTGCCTCTTAAAGGATTAAGAGGTAAAATTAAGGAAAGAGAAAACGGTATAACTGATCAGAAATCACAACAAAGATCAATTTGCTCTTATACCTTGTTAGGGATGTCAAGAAAAGAGATTGGAGAGATAACATAGGCTTAGCATAACCCAAACAGTTACTTAATGATCATTTGTTCCTTGCTTTGTTTGATCCTTAATTATACTCTATGTAATGTGGTCTGACTAATTTCAATGATAGTTATCCCACCAACCTCAGATTTGTTTGGGAAGTCTCTTATCCATGGACAAATCTCATCATGTACTTGTAACTTGTACAAATTCTTTCTCTGTGTGGTTCATGTCAGCATTTTGGCTTCTCTTTGTTTGGTCAaacttcatgtttgatttgtttAACCTATTAATTGACACTGGATCACATTGGCTGATGAATAAATTGATATCTGCATTTGTCTTGAAACAGGGAATTAATGACATGATCCTCTCCTTTGACTACAAGGGCCATAAGGCAGAGATATTGACTGCAGATGCTCAGTTTTCCTACAAGGATGGGGTGGTTGTTTTGGTAACCGGTTGTTTGACTGGGAAGGACAATGTGAGAAGGAAATTCACTCAGTCATTCTTTCTAGCTCCACAAGATAATGGCTACTTTGTCTTAAATGATGTTTTTAGATACATGGATGAAAGAGAATCGCTCATGGTTGAAACCATTGCAGTTAATGATGTAAATGAAAATTCTCCAGTAGCGCCTTTGACTCCAGAGCCAGGTCTGGTTTGTGTCTCTGTGTGTTGGGGGTATTGTTTTATTTACTACttcatttagttttttcttgttTCCAGAAAGCACTCATGTTCTTGATCACCCTAAGTCGAATAACACTAGTCCCGTGGAAGAAGATGCTGCCGATGATGAAGAAGTATGTGATCTAACAGAAAATGAAGGGGGACCAGTTTCTGAAGAAAAGGTTGTTTGTGAAATCCCAGTTGATCCAAGTAAAGATGTTCACCCAGTCTCTGAGACAGTTTCTGCTGTCATTGAAGAGGATGCACCAAAGAAGTCTTATGCTTCCATAGTGAGTTACTGTATAAGTCTGTCTCTCAGTGATTGACTTATTGAACTTcactaaatatttaaatttggtaCAGGTGAAGGTGATGAAGGGGGAGATGGCTACAAGTTCAGTTCATGTACCTCCTGGTGCTGTAAGAGCTGCTAAAAGTAATGCAAAGGTTTCACCTGCAAACATTGAGCGACATGTAAGCACATCTGCAGCACCCCGAGCACAAGTTCATAGTAGCAACAGTGCCCCCAGTGGCAACAGTGCCCCCAGTGGTAACAATGCTCCCAGTAGCAACAGTACCCCCACTAATAATGGTGCCCCTAGAAGCAACATTTCTCCAGAAAGTGGCCAGGATCATCCTGAAGGTTTCATTCATTTGTTTTGTGTTTGTACATCAATATTTGTAGTTTTTTCAGATGTTATACCGCTTTTCCTCTCTAGTGCTGAACTTgttccttctaattttttttatcctactCGTCACAGTTGGTGGCCATTCCATATACATCGGGAATCTGCCTTTGAATGCGACTGTTCAACAAGTTGAAGGGGTGTTTAAGAAATTTGGGCCCATCATAAGTGGTGGTATCCAAATTAGAAGTTACAAGGTCTGTTTTTGGATTTAAATTGTTCTATCATTACTTCTTGACATAATGTTTGCATGTTTCTAATGAAATTTCTGTCTGGCAACAGGGCTATGGTTTTGGTTTTGTTGAGTTTGAATCCTTGGATTCCATGCATAGTGCAATAAAGGTACTGGATTTTATTTGCTATAAGTTGACTCATGTGTTTGTGGTTATTGTTTGCACTAGCTTAGTTAAGTTGCACTCCTGAATCTTGTTGCTCACAGTCTCCTACATATGAGGTCAATTGCTCTTAGAACATTGTTGTAGTGTTTGTATTGTCCCAATTATTCAAGATTCTAGTTTCTTTCTAAATTATTGAAGATGTTACCCAACTGCAAGATAGAGTTTACTGAATCgcaatctttatttttatacaaatattgGTAAAACACTGTTCCACATAATTATGTGGATGATTTGTAAAATTGCATGTGGAACATCCAAATTTCTGATTCAGCtttggtaaatataataaatgtgaTAGAATCATGTTAAGTTGCTGATCTTGTGTTTGATCTATGATTAGCTGCTTCTTCCACCAGTTTCCAAAGTGGGTGGGGCAAGAGGCCATATAAACTACATATGCCTTTATCTTGCCCAGAATGAGTTAATTCAAATTATCTGATCAGCAAGAAGAGCCAGATTATGGCCATCTGGATCTTTTCTCTTTCATCTGTAAGGTTTTCTTAATAGATTTCTTTTGGTTGAAGCTTGCTCTGCTGATCTCTTGGATTTTCTGGTCCATATTGTGATATGTTGTCATCTTTCATGATGGAGTTATAAATCATGCAGAATGtgtcaccaaaaaaaaaaactatagtaGATATGGTTGCTTGTAGTATGCTTAGATTTTAAATCAAGCACATATGGACCCAAAATGATGCCTCTTAAGGAAAATGCCTGTCCTATGTTGCTCAGGAATGTCTTGTTTACAAACTGTCATCCAGTAATGGCAATAATTGTAGTTGTCAACctgtattgtcttttccatatTATGTACTGTATCATATCAAGTGTCATAAGTTTTTTTACATGTTggaaatgatttgaaaaaaaaaaagtgtatgcATGTATGAAGCCCACATAGAATGCCATAAAGAAACAGTAACAAATTTCATGGAAagatcatttcttttttttttttctttttttttttataagtaatttcaTGGAAAGATCATAGAGTTAAAATGGATAGACATAGGCATTCATTAGTGTCATACCTATAAAAATATCTAACCCTTGAGTTGCAGTGGAATCAATTTgacaaaatatgatatattcAGGCATATATTTATCATAAAAGTCCAGGATAAACTTTCTATACTTTTAGCTATACATTTTAGGTTATAATTTCCACATGGTCACTATATACACCAAATTTTCCATTCCTATGAGCCTCTAACTaatatacaaggaaaaaaaaaaggatatacaAATATCGCTGTACACTTCTATGGACATTGGCATAGATGTGATTGTGTACTGTGTTCAAAGTTCTAACTTTTCATGTTCGTCATTACCCCCCTAGAAAGAGAGAACATGAATGCATCAAATTCATTCGTCATCATTGTTAAGTCTACAGTAATGTACAAAAGGATAAgtaattttatcttaatttcATTACTTTCCTTTTTGCTACTATTCTTTTTTATGCTTAAATAGAATCCAAAGATTAACATTAGCTGTATATGTCAAATATGGtaacaaaatatgaattgtTTAGTTTGTTATGCTTTATTCAGAGAAGTTCATGTGAACCAATCATTGCATGCCACATTTCCAACTTGTAACATGTGAACTCCATTGTAGTACAGACAACTATAGTGTGCCACATGTCTTGAAACTCAGTATAACATGTGGGAGACAGTTTTGTACTTGACACTTGATGCACTTTGCCTTAGGATTCAATGCATGGGGTAGGTTCGAATTCTCTGCTGTACTCATTCTCTCCTCAAATCTCCTTATGCCATTGGGCTATAACGTTTGGATATGGATGTCAGTCAAAAGTAGAAGAAATTCCTGCTCTCTTCAAATTATCTCCTTGATCCTAATGCCACTCCTTCTGGTCACCTCTTGCCTCTCACTCTGCTCCACTCTCTGCAGTAAGAATGTCACATAAAACACATGGAAAATTTGTTCATGAGAATTGCATTTGTTGGACTAGAAGCATTcacttggatatgcagatgcagagCATTTTCCATCCAAAGAGGGAATTCATGAGAAGCACATGGAAAGATGATGGAAAATGCTTAATGCTCTCATGGAAAACAAcattcatatatactggaaatATGCATCCCCTTTTGTTTATCTCCCCTTTTCAGAGTTTACATGGTTTCAATCTACAAAAAGGGTCCTCTCAAATCatagtttttataatttatgattctCTTTGTTTCTAAGTGTGTCCTTCATTTATCTGCAATCCTATTGAGATGTGGTGAATTGATTTCTTGTTTGAgataattttcatttcactGTAAGGCATCTCTGAGAAAACTTTTCCTTgtataatactaaaaaaaaaaaagaaaaagaaaaagaaaaaaaaagaaatataagccACTATTAAgagcaaaggaaataaacaaCAGTATTATGGTGTAAAGGACTTCCATCATTAGCTTCTAGAGTTAATGCTTTAATCTCATTTGCAAactattcttttttcctttcacaattttttttcctatttatttgaaGTTTGTGAAACTCCATCAGATGTCTATCCAATCCCCAGTAACATTCTGAAAGTTCTCTCTCTGCTGACATTAATTGTTTATGGTTTCAGGCTTCTCCTATTACAATTGGCGGTCACCAGGCTACTATTGAGCAGAAGAAGACTACCCTTCGAGGCAAGttcaaatcttttatttttaacaagttATGACGAATGgcaaaattatttccttttcttaaaaacttcaaGGTTCTTTACCTGTGCCTCATgtcttttctttgaaaaaagtGTTGCACTTACACCGTTGGTTCTGTTTTTGAGATAAGATGATATCACTATTGACCTTTTTCATGCACACATTATATGCAATGAAACTGCGCAATTTTTCAAATGGCAAAGAAACTAACATATCTTTGATagttaaattttcatatatactAGAGAAAGGAATTTTCTGCCCTTCAATCGACCTATAGATTATAGAGACCCGTTATTGTCCAGTCTCTTGTGATGCATTATCCTTGATTTCTTTGCTGGTTGTGACAACCTTGAACTGCCCCCATGCTCGCCTCGACTATGGCAAAAACAATTTCATTACCCATTCTGCATCTCTGCACAATTGTAAAGGgtgaaatatgatattttaagacAGGAATATTAAACTTGTACTTCTTAACTCAAAGTTGTGTTCATTCTAATTCCTGATGAGTTTATTTTGAGGGAGAAAATTTAAATCCACACGCAAGACTGACGATATATTTTGGCATCTGCAGTTGGCAATGACAGGGGGAGGCCCTCATCAGGAAGAGGTGGATACCGAAACGATAATTTCAGGGGCCGTGGGAACTTTGGTGGACGCGGCTATGGCAGGAATGAGTTTGACAACCGGGGCGAGTTCTATGGACGAGGTCGGGCCCCTAATGGACGCAATAGCGACCCCTACCAGAGGGATTATCAGAACAGGGGTGGAAGAGTTTAACACTCGATATGGATTTAACTAGAGTGAGGTTTCTATTCTCAGAACCCATAACTGGTAACAACCCcatattccttttgttttttttactcttCACATCGTTGATACAGGGAAAGCTACTTTTGTAGTCAGCTGGTGGCACCTGAGGATTTTGACATTAACACATCATTTGAGATGAAGGCGTGTTCTTTCCTTAGACCGGAAGTAGGGGAGTATATTAAAACTGTTTTCTGTAATTAGACATTTTCTCCATGTCATGCTAAACGTCACTGGTCCTAGTACTGCGAGTGTGGGAGGACCCAAGTTGTGGAAATCTGAACTCAGGCTGGGCTTTATATTGAAGAGACTGGAGTGGGCCTGGGTTCAGCTTTTTGCATCCAAGTGTTCAGTTCCCAGCACTTATCTGCACATTGCTTGCGGGGATATTGCTTAAACCACG is a genomic window of Vitis riparia cultivar Riparia Gloire de Montpellier isolate 1030 chromosome 1, EGFV_Vit.rip_1.0, whole genome shotgun sequence containing:
- the LOC117922360 gene encoding nuclear transport factor 2-like; translation: MAMQTEDSSPGPSAEVVGNVFVEQYYLVLYQSPELVYRFYHDSSVLSRPGPDGVMTTVTTSEGINDMILSFDYKGHKAEILTADAQFSYKDGVVVLVTGCLTGKDNVRRKFTQSFFLAPQDNGYFVLNDVFRYMDERESLMVETIAVNDVNENSPVAPLTPEPESTHVLDHPKSNNTSPVEEDAADDEEVCDLTENEGGPVSEEKVVCEIPVDPSKDVHPVSETVSAVIEEDAPKKSYASIVKVMKGEMATSSVHVPPGAVRAAKSNAKVSPANIERHVSTSAAPRAQVHSSNSAPSGNSAPSGNNAPSSNSTPTNNGAPRSNISPESGQDHPEVGGHSIYIGNLPLNATVQQVEGVFKKFGPIISGGIQIRSYKGYGFGFVEFESLDSMHSAIKASPITIGGHQATIEQKKTTLRVGNDRGRPSSGRGGYRNDNFRGRGNFGGRGYGRNEFDNRGEFYGRGRAPNGRNSDPYQRDYQNRGGRV